From Haloarcula hispanica ATCC 33960, the proteins below share one genomic window:
- a CDS encoding ABC transporter ATP-binding protein: MAAIELDGVTKQFGSLTALQGVDLTVEEGEIFGFLGPNGAGKSTTINILLDFVRATDGSATVLGHDIHEEPKRIRARTGVLPEGYDVYDRLTGRQHLSFVIESKDADADADELAERVGIADAIDRKAGGYSKGMQQRLVLAMAIVGKPDLLILDEPTTGLDPNGARLMREIIREENERGATVFFSSHILGQVEAVCDTVGILQNGRLIAKDSVAGLREAAAGDTVLRVTLADGDGTDDVIAAIEGIDAVSGVTADGNTLSVTCDGDAKMAVLNAVEKNGHEVANFDTEEASLDEVFAAYTETEQSQQEVDA, from the coding sequence ATGGCAGCGATAGAACTGGATGGCGTCACCAAGCAGTTCGGGAGTCTCACCGCGCTGCAAGGGGTCGACCTCACCGTCGAGGAGGGCGAGATCTTCGGCTTCCTCGGCCCGAACGGGGCCGGGAAGTCGACGACGATCAACATCCTCCTAGATTTCGTCCGCGCGACCGACGGGTCGGCGACGGTGCTCGGCCACGACATCCACGAAGAACCGAAGCGAATCCGTGCCCGCACTGGAGTCCTCCCCGAAGGCTACGACGTGTACGACCGGCTCACCGGTCGCCAGCACCTCTCCTTTGTCATCGAATCGAAAGACGCCGACGCCGACGCCGACGAACTGGCCGAACGGGTCGGCATCGCCGACGCCATCGACCGCAAGGCCGGCGGCTACTCCAAGGGGATGCAACAGCGGCTTGTGCTCGCAATGGCCATCGTCGGCAAGCCCGACCTCCTCATCCTCGACGAGCCGACGACTGGGCTCGACCCGAACGGCGCACGGCTGATGCGTGAGATCATCCGCGAGGAGAACGAGCGCGGCGCGACTGTCTTCTTCTCCAGTCACATCCTCGGCCAGGTCGAGGCCGTCTGTGACACGGTCGGTATCCTCCAGAACGGCCGCCTCATCGCGAAAGACAGCGTCGCCGGGCTGCGCGAGGCCGCCGCCGGGGACACCGTCCTCCGTGTGACGCTGGCCGACGGCGATGGCACTGACGACGTGATTGCAGCAATCGAGGGAATCGATGCGGTGTCGGGGGTGACCGCGGACGGAAATACGCTCTCAGTCACCTGCGACGGCGACGCGAAGATGGCGGTCCTCAACGCCGTCGAGAAGAACGGCCACGAGGTCGCCAACTTCGACACTGAGGAGGCATCACTCGACGAAGTGTTCGCCGCATACACCGAGACAGAACAGAGTCAGCAGGAGGTGGACGCATGA
- a CDS encoding NosD domain-containing protein produces the protein MTADTNEASTGSRQSDWGASRRSVLSSIGAVAGIGLFSGTGQAQTGAGLSGTGAVYVVTTGAGQSNGNGNGTEYLVLDGDRGSVAFSTGGTADEAFQYAFDNVPDSGGAVIASADTFRFGEPATMGDNTTLTGQQGTRFVASQTGTGEDPAPSESQSNPLPAGHDLVRVRGDNVAVTDIEFDANGTQLNNQAIQADQCDGVYIARNRTVNGFQMALSFTRCTGVTVEHNEAVNPNWYGITSRAAPTGSDRDLRQSSDVVIAGNRVVGVKFNNIAPYNVANFAVIGNVTVDGGHSLIACSPAQRGTIVGNVCQDLTEFAPDPGGEAGIEIEYKETHLRDEVAGTPKARSSDITISGNQVDNCPVGILVRTVPADADNTDARSAERPYSFTITGNTVSNASAAGIRLRSGNAGVVATNTVRNAGTAVDIDEEFTADIEQGLNVTR, from the coding sequence ATGACTGCTGACACAAATGAAGCTAGTACTGGGTCGCGACAGTCGGACTGGGGCGCGTCACGACGGTCCGTTCTGTCGAGTATCGGTGCCGTAGCGGGCATCGGACTGTTCAGCGGAACCGGGCAGGCACAGACGGGCGCTGGACTATCGGGGACAGGGGCAGTGTACGTCGTCACGACCGGAGCCGGCCAGTCGAACGGGAACGGCAACGGTACGGAGTATCTGGTTCTCGATGGCGACCGCGGCAGCGTCGCGTTCTCGACCGGCGGTACTGCCGATGAGGCGTTCCAGTATGCCTTCGACAACGTGCCGGACAGCGGCGGGGCCGTTATCGCGAGCGCCGATACTTTCCGATTTGGCGAGCCGGCGACGATGGGCGACAACACCACACTGACCGGACAGCAGGGAACCCGGTTCGTTGCGTCACAGACGGGAACGGGCGAGGACCCCGCACCGTCCGAGTCCCAGTCGAACCCGCTGCCGGCCGGCCACGACCTCGTTCGCGTGCGCGGTGACAACGTCGCAGTCACCGACATCGAGTTCGACGCCAACGGGACACAGCTGAACAACCAAGCCATTCAGGCCGATCAGTGCGACGGCGTCTACATCGCTCGCAACCGCACAGTGAACGGTTTCCAGATGGCGCTGTCGTTCACGCGGTGTACCGGCGTGACGGTCGAGCACAACGAGGCCGTCAATCCGAACTGGTACGGTATCACCAGCCGGGCCGCACCGACCGGCAGCGACCGCGACCTCCGGCAGTCCAGCGATGTGGTCATCGCCGGGAACCGCGTCGTCGGCGTGAAGTTCAATAACATCGCGCCGTACAACGTCGCGAACTTCGCCGTCATCGGTAACGTCACCGTCGACGGCGGCCACAGCCTCATCGCCTGCTCGCCGGCCCAGCGCGGAACCATTGTCGGGAACGTCTGTCAGGACCTGACGGAGTTCGCACCCGACCCTGGCGGCGAGGCGGGCATCGAAATCGAGTACAAGGAGACCCACCTCCGGGACGAGGTAGCCGGGACCCCCAAAGCCCGGTCGTCCGACATCACTATTTCGGGTAATCAGGTCGACAACTGTCCGGTTGGCATCCTTGTGCGAACGGTCCCAGCGGATGCGGACAACACCGACGCACGGAGTGCAGAGCGACCGTACAGTTTCACCATCACGGGCAACACGGTCAGCAACGCCTCAGCGGCCGGCATCCGACTCCGGTCGGGCAACGCGGGCGTGGTCGCGACGAATACGGTCCGGAACGCCGGGACTGCGGTCGACATCGACGAGGAGTTCACCGCGGACATTGAGCAAGGGCTGAACGTGACCCGGTGA
- a CDS encoding transglutaminaseTgpA domain-containing protein, with protein sequence MGSDDSPFDDVSADRDYLRVLLTAVCVVAVVLATATLPILAPGGTQSPMESLIPLPQENPFGEAGGTSTGGSGGQLGALNPGSQTDVGGSLDSGDSGDSPYQSQDTEPHFTVTSSEPAYWRTGAYETYTGTGWDGRAEPQAYEGPMAVDGMSDTTVDYEVRLAKPATSLPTVWRPKSVSRDDVMVTEYGAVTSERPLPAGTTYSATSVTPPDDPEVLRTSGRDYPADIESRYTGVPASTSAQVGPFTDRLTEDSDSPYQTAATIEQWLEANKNYSLNVSQPPEDDVASEFIFQMDKGYCEYFATSMVVMLRSQDIPARYVVGYSTGERTGQNQYTVRGMNAHAWVEVYFEDVGWVKFDPTPGQERLASEQQAMQNSSQDYSAVESGSPDEEFAVGTPAGEPQTETPTDGGGQESGGDETEGTETGADGTGDSDGTGDSGDGQTVSQSGEFIVELNRTATPGAAVAATVTRDGAPVEGATVSFNGEPVGTTGPAGTVSGTVPYEAELTITVDVASDADPLIAPSVPRDSTRAFAVTGPQTQQSTNASYELNTNASVSITGQQVTGGEVTVTATVDGVPVRDGDVLLDGEQVATTDRQGRATVTLPTEPGNASIAVERDAVSGNTTVVLEQLSVATSPSLPLALPVAGQTVNATMGGDPVTNATVAVGGEPTARTGAAGQATVGMPFAASAEISVSKYGQTATTTVGGLLVNAAGVVLALGVLVAGTVIGARRRNVTPGTVWGWVRAARELAVGALVGIAVMADDLLGRFRTRLELTVTALRDLLAGHRSPAALLDALRAWISERFAAAEDAASDAVAAVSTTESNGDNGTPAARVTIREAWTRFLTHVSLRRYWTRTPGEIATHAIERDGLPPAAVRTVRDAFRAVEYGQRDPQEHVAAVEDAIRTIEAAAGQQSSATDDADDATEGRP encoded by the coding sequence GTGGGCTCCGACGACTCGCCGTTCGACGACGTGTCGGCTGACCGGGACTACCTTCGGGTCCTGCTCACTGCCGTCTGTGTCGTCGCCGTGGTGCTGGCGACGGCGACGCTCCCGATTCTGGCCCCTGGTGGGACACAGAGCCCGATGGAGTCCCTTATTCCCCTCCCACAGGAGAACCCGTTCGGGGAGGCTGGGGGGACCTCGACTGGCGGCAGCGGCGGGCAACTCGGTGCGCTGAACCCGGGAAGCCAGACTGATGTTGGCGGCTCGCTCGATAGTGGCGACAGCGGCGACAGCCCGTACCAGTCACAGGACACGGAGCCACATTTCACCGTCACGAGTTCGGAACCGGCGTACTGGCGGACCGGCGCGTACGAAACCTACACCGGCACGGGGTGGGACGGGCGTGCGGAACCGCAGGCCTACGAGGGGCCGATGGCGGTCGACGGGATGTCCGACACGACAGTCGACTACGAGGTGCGACTGGCCAAGCCCGCCACGTCGCTGCCGACCGTCTGGCGGCCGAAATCCGTCTCGCGCGACGACGTAATGGTTACCGAGTACGGCGCGGTCACCTCCGAGCGACCGCTGCCTGCCGGGACGACCTACAGCGCGACCAGCGTCACGCCGCCCGACGACCCGGAAGTGCTGCGGACGAGTGGCCGCGACTACCCTGCGGACATCGAATCACGCTACACGGGCGTGCCGGCGTCAACCTCGGCGCAGGTGGGCCCGTTCACCGACCGGCTGACCGAAGACAGCGACTCGCCCTATCAGACCGCGGCGACCATCGAGCAGTGGCTAGAGGCGAACAAGAACTACTCGCTGAACGTCAGCCAGCCGCCCGAGGACGACGTGGCCTCGGAGTTCATCTTCCAGATGGACAAGGGGTACTGCGAGTACTTCGCCACGTCGATGGTCGTAATGTTGCGCAGTCAGGACATCCCGGCGCGCTACGTCGTCGGCTACTCGACTGGCGAGCGGACCGGCCAGAACCAGTACACTGTTCGCGGGATGAACGCCCACGCGTGGGTCGAGGTGTACTTCGAGGACGTCGGCTGGGTGAAGTTTGACCCAACGCCGGGACAGGAGCGCCTTGCGTCCGAACAGCAGGCGATGCAAAACAGCAGTCAGGACTACAGCGCCGTGGAGTCCGGAAGCCCCGACGAGGAGTTCGCCGTCGGGACGCCGGCGGGCGAGCCACAGACCGAGACCCCGACCGACGGAGGTGGACAGGAGTCTGGCGGTGACGAAACTGAGGGCACTGAGACCGGTGCAGACGGGACCGGTGACAGCGACGGAACTGGCGACTCGGGCGACGGACAGACGGTCTCGCAGTCCGGTGAGTTCATCGTCGAACTCAATCGGACGGCGACGCCGGGCGCGGCGGTGGCCGCGACGGTAACCCGCGACGGCGCACCGGTCGAAGGCGCGACGGTCTCGTTCAACGGTGAGCCGGTCGGAACGACGGGGCCGGCCGGCACCGTTTCCGGGACGGTCCCCTACGAAGCCGAACTGACGATTACTGTCGATGTAGCCAGCGATGCGGACCCACTCATCGCTCCGTCGGTCCCGCGTGACAGCACTCGTGCTTTCGCTGTGACCGGCCCGCAGACCCAGCAGTCGACGAACGCGAGCTACGAACTGAACACGAACGCGTCGGTGAGCATCACCGGCCAACAGGTCACCGGCGGCGAGGTGACCGTCACCGCGACCGTCGACGGCGTGCCGGTGCGGGACGGCGACGTGCTGCTCGACGGCGAGCAGGTGGCGACGACGGACCGACAGGGGCGGGCAACGGTCACGCTCCCGACCGAGCCGGGCAACGCCTCGATTGCCGTCGAGCGCGACGCTGTCAGCGGGAACACGACCGTCGTGCTCGAACAGCTCTCCGTGGCAACGTCGCCGTCGCTCCCGCTGGCCTTGCCCGTCGCTGGCCAGACGGTGAACGCGACGATGGGCGGAGACCCGGTCACGAACGCGACAGTCGCCGTCGGCGGGGAGCCGACAGCACGGACCGGCGCGGCCGGTCAGGCAACGGTCGGGATGCCGTTTGCGGCCAGCGCCGAAATTTCCGTTTCGAAGTACGGCCAGACGGCCACGACGACGGTCGGTGGCCTGCTCGTCAACGCCGCGGGCGTCGTGCTCGCTCTCGGTGTTCTCGTCGCTGGGACGGTCATCGGTGCTCGTCGGAGAAACGTCACGCCGGGGACGGTATGGGGCTGGGTTCGGGCCGCACGCGAACTCGCCGTCGGGGCGCTCGTCGGCATCGCGGTGATGGCCGATGACTTACTGGGCCGTTTCCGAACACGACTCGAACTCACTGTCACGGCGCTCCGTGACCTGCTCGCCGGCCACCGGTCGCCAGCGGCGCTGCTCGACGCGTTGCGAGCGTGGATTTCTGAACGCTTTGCAGCGGCCGAAGACGCAGCCAGCGATGCGGTGGCGGCTGTCTCTACGACTGAATCAAACGGGGACAACGGAACGCCCGCCGCCCGCGTCACCATCCGCGAGGCGTGGACGCGCTTCCTGACCCACGTTTCCCTCCGGCGGTACTGGACGCGGACACCCGGCGAAATCGCGACCCATGCCATCGAACGGGACGGCCTCCCGCCGGCCGCGGTTCGGACGGTCCGGGACGCGTTCCGGGCGGTCGAGTACGGTCAGCGGGACCCACAGGAGCACGTCGCGGCCGTCGAGGACGCGATTCGGACTATCGAGGCGGCCGCCGGACAGCAGTCCAGTGCGACCGACGACGCTGACGACGCGACGGAGGGGCGGCCCTGA
- a CDS encoding DUF7269 family protein gives MRLRTVVFGTVGLLATAVAASLVFAPTAAGESLVAVFGSVAPTTILLAGSLTVGLCAVFAGWLGGLLGGGSATAFDVAIDTPPEDVTATESRLFAADIDAAIDDAVAGDDEAMDTVTERLAAAATTAYAVGSSVSQASAHQAVRAGTWTDDAVAAALLSPTEPQSLLARLRLWLDPESERRRRIRRTVDAIERVSGGGR, from the coding sequence ATGCGCCTGCGAACGGTCGTCTTCGGGACTGTGGGGCTGCTGGCGACCGCCGTCGCGGCCTCTCTTGTTTTCGCGCCGACGGCCGCCGGCGAGTCGCTGGTCGCCGTGTTCGGCAGTGTTGCCCCGACAACCATCCTCCTCGCTGGGAGTCTGACTGTCGGACTCTGTGCGGTCTTTGCCGGCTGGCTCGGTGGACTTCTCGGCGGTGGCTCGGCGACCGCCTTCGACGTGGCTATCGACACCCCACCGGAGGACGTGACAGCGACGGAGAGTCGGCTGTTCGCCGCCGACATCGACGCGGCCATCGACGACGCGGTTGCGGGCGACGACGAGGCGATGGACACGGTCACCGAGCGACTCGCCGCGGCGGCGACGACGGCCTACGCTGTCGGCAGCAGTGTCTCGCAGGCGTCCGCCCACCAGGCAGTACGCGCAGGGACGTGGACCGACGACGCCGTCGCGGCGGCACTCCTTTCCCCGACAGAGCCGCAGTCGCTGCTGGCCCGACTCCGGCTGTGGCTCGACCCGGAGAGCGAGCGCCGCCGCCGCATCCGCCGGACGGTCGACGCTATCGAGCGGGTGTCGGGGGGTGGGCGCTGA
- a CDS encoding DUF58 domain-containing protein — protein sequence MHRRVRRWSGGLAAALFLVSVSLLTAEPLLLAATAIPLIYVAYGALSRMPAGTDLQAARSVSDAQPTPGEPVEVELTVTNTGSSSLTDVRVIDGVPEELAVVEGSPRLCTSLRPDESVTLSYAVMAKRGTYTFDAAAVRVRTLSASDEVTVDLPVAGDGSLTCSNTVSEVPMADATLPRAGTLPTDTGGSGLEFHSTRSYQSGDPVNRIDWRRYAKTDELTTIDYREEQAVRTVLVVDARPPARVTPEPGFPTGAELSAYAAERLFDALSRTSVVASVCAVGLAPEDVPGGLGPDGLAWVDASGGHAAAHARQIFDSVGRAAARQSDTDIFDSVGRAAARQSDTDAAGDAGASEDESPQQPHRGDAQVTTADGGTIEDPGLLAVLARLPPTAQVVVFSPAADDWPVSLVSSLAVRDYPTTLVSPSLARGDSLGAAVAGTERIARLQRAELSGATVIDWDLDSPIDVALRASLADLFSV from the coding sequence ATGCATCGCCGCGTGCGGCGCTGGAGCGGCGGCCTCGCGGCCGCGCTGTTTCTCGTCAGCGTCTCGCTTTTGACAGCCGAGCCGCTGTTGCTCGCGGCGACCGCAATCCCCCTCATCTACGTCGCCTACGGCGCGTTGTCGCGGATGCCGGCGGGAACCGACTTGCAGGCGGCACGGTCCGTCTCCGACGCCCAGCCGACGCCCGGCGAACCGGTCGAGGTCGAACTCACTGTGACCAATACGGGCAGCAGTTCGCTGACCGACGTGCGGGTCATCGACGGCGTGCCCGAGGAACTGGCTGTCGTCGAGGGGTCGCCGCGGCTCTGTACCTCACTGCGGCCCGACGAGAGCGTGACGCTGTCATACGCGGTGATGGCCAAGCGCGGGACCTACACGTTCGACGCCGCCGCGGTGCGGGTACGGACGCTGTCGGCCAGCGATGAAGTGACCGTCGACTTGCCCGTGGCCGGCGACGGGTCGCTGACGTGCTCGAACACCGTCTCAGAGGTGCCGATGGCCGACGCCACGCTCCCACGGGCGGGAACGCTTCCCACCGATACTGGCGGGAGCGGCCTTGAGTTCCACTCGACCCGAAGCTACCAGTCCGGGGACCCGGTCAACCGAATCGACTGGCGGCGCTACGCAAAGACCGACGAGCTGACGACCATCGACTACCGGGAGGAACAGGCCGTCAGAACGGTGCTGGTCGTCGACGCGCGGCCGCCGGCCCGCGTGACACCGGAGCCTGGCTTCCCGACCGGAGCCGAACTGTCGGCCTACGCCGCCGAGCGCCTGTTCGATGCCCTCTCCCGGACCAGCGTCGTCGCGAGCGTCTGTGCCGTCGGACTGGCCCCCGAGGACGTCCCCGGCGGGCTCGGCCCCGACGGACTGGCGTGGGTCGACGCCTCGGGTGGCCACGCGGCCGCCCACGCGAGACAGATATTCGATAGCGTGGGTCGCGCCGCGGCCCGACAGTCGGACACCGACATATTCGATAGCGTGGGTCGCGCCGCGGCCCGACAGTCGGACACCGACGCGGCCGGTGACGCTGGCGCGTCCGAGGACGAGTCCCCACAGCAGCCTCACAGGGGCGACGCGCAGGTGACGACGGCCGACGGCGGGACCATCGAGGACCCGGGCCTGCTCGCCGTGCTCGCTCGGCTCCCGCCGACCGCGCAGGTAGTCGTGTTTTCGCCGGCCGCCGACGATTGGCCCGTCTCGCTGGTGTCGTCACTCGCGGTCCGTGACTATCCGACGACGCTCGTGAGTCCGTCGCTGGCCCGCGGGGACTCGCTCGGCGCGGCCGTCGCCGGCACCGAACGCATCGCCCGGCTCCAGCGGGCCGAACTGTCCGGCGCGACCGTCATCGACTGGGACCTCGACAGCCCCATCGACGTGGCGCTCCGTGCCTCGCTCGCGGACCTGTTCAGCGTGTAA
- a CDS encoding DUF7519 family protein: MDDTIPLSTRMPWTSLVTVVGVTALLVAGLLGTVSADRAALVGVATGVLLALSLWLSGWDHWQAVGTVLASALALPVAVGLMVATGGTVASLGAELFPVTSQTGVRPAVVTLLSQVVVVLGCLTAVFGATAATRGVVDTERVGAYGGLVVRTTAVPFVAGLTLFIRGAVDFLQSNTGTPGVQQLTGELLTRVLGPIFDPVPGRTHIAIFSLLLALAAAALAHGLDALPLAELVPETSDAPDIDRAVAAAERTLRWTGRLALLVAPVAGLFELGLGQESMAELLPVGLYDLLVTVTAAPGLRGLLWWLFLSGTVVSVAVWFLRRTVQSSADRVGTVLAPYVGGGVITLAAVVVAGPAVDAIETALRATPAAAAVEQFFVPILDVYGPETVTLSLAVVALFTVVGAIGQLWLALATNYLRERTAGVTLAAAGLFGASAFAATLDTSTWLVLAGLVGAVVVWDAGSFGTTLGHEVGTGAATRRTELVHTGGTVAVGGVGAAATLGLAGVARGSVAVEPSVAVAGLVVCLVAVLALVGAIR, encoded by the coding sequence ATGGATGATACGATCCCGCTCTCGACCCGGATGCCCTGGACCAGCCTCGTGACCGTCGTCGGCGTGACGGCGCTGCTGGTCGCGGGACTGCTGGGAACCGTCTCCGCCGACCGGGCCGCGCTCGTCGGTGTGGCCACCGGCGTCTTGCTGGCGCTGTCGCTGTGGCTGAGCGGCTGGGATCACTGGCAGGCGGTCGGGACGGTTCTGGCCAGCGCCCTCGCGCTGCCGGTCGCCGTCGGGCTCATGGTCGCCACCGGCGGCACGGTCGCCTCGCTCGGTGCCGAACTGTTTCCCGTCACCTCGCAGACTGGCGTCCGCCCGGCGGTCGTTACGCTGCTGTCGCAGGTGGTCGTCGTCCTCGGCTGCCTGACCGCCGTCTTCGGTGCGACCGCGGCCACCCGCGGCGTCGTCGACACTGAGCGGGTTGGGGCCTACGGCGGCCTCGTCGTGCGGACGACCGCCGTTCCGTTCGTCGCCGGCCTCACACTGTTTATCCGGGGTGCCGTCGACTTCCTGCAGTCCAACACCGGGACGCCGGGCGTCCAGCAACTGACCGGCGAACTCCTCACTCGGGTGCTGGGACCGATTTTCGACCCGGTTCCGGGGCGAACGCATATCGCCATTTTCAGTCTGTTGCTCGCCCTCGCCGCGGCGGCGCTGGCTCACGGGCTCGACGCCTTGCCGCTGGCCGAACTCGTCCCGGAAACGAGCGACGCACCCGATATCGACAGGGCCGTCGCCGCCGCCGAGCGAACGCTCCGGTGGACGGGCCGACTCGCCTTGCTGGTCGCTCCGGTTGCCGGCCTGTTCGAACTGGGCCTCGGCCAGGAATCCATGGCCGAACTACTCCCTGTCGGACTGTACGACCTGCTCGTCACAGTCACGGCCGCGCCGGGCCTCCGCGGCCTCCTCTGGTGGCTGTTCCTCAGTGGGACGGTCGTCTCGGTGGCTGTCTGGTTCCTCCGGCGGACGGTCCAGAGTTCGGCCGACCGCGTCGGGACCGTTCTCGCACCGTACGTCGGCGGGGGCGTCATCACGCTCGCCGCGGTGGTGGTCGCGGGGCCGGCAGTCGATGCCATCGAAACGGCGCTCCGGGCGACGCCGGCCGCGGCGGCCGTCGAACAGTTCTTCGTTCCGATACTGGACGTGTACGGCCCCGAGACCGTCACGCTGTCACTGGCCGTCGTGGCGCTGTTTACCGTCGTCGGCGCAATTGGACAGCTGTGGCTGGCGCTGGCGACGAATTATCTGCGTGAGCGGACGGCCGGTGTCACGCTCGCCGCGGCCGGCCTGTTCGGTGCGAGCGCGTTCGCCGCGACGCTTGACACCTCGACGTGGCTGGTGCTTGCGGGGCTGGTCGGTGCGGTCGTCGTCTGGGATGCCGGTTCCTTCGGGACGACGCTGGGACACGAGGTCGGCACCGGGGCCGCGACGCGCCGCACCGAACTCGTCCACACCGGCGGAACCGTCGCGGTCGGCGGCGTCGGCGCGGCGGCGACGCTGGGTCTGGCCGGCGTCGCCCGGGGTTCCGTCGCTGTCGAGCCGTCGGTCGCCGTGGCTGGTCTCGTGGTCTGTCTCGTCGCCGTGCTGGCACTCGTGGGTGCGATACGGTAG
- a CDS encoding SHOCT domain-containing protein, with protein MTDRSPLERARDNVTELASLAVTGFWLVALLTGQEWWLVALLVGYVVVVPLTELLYGDADEEVEDIEEADPAPSSDTGDETPLERLRCRYAEGKLTDEQFERKLERLLETETLEDVEDATRDEREREFERS; from the coding sequence ATGACCGACCGGTCCCCGCTGGAGCGAGCCAGAGACAACGTGACGGAACTCGCCTCTCTGGCGGTCACCGGGTTCTGGCTCGTTGCTCTCCTCACCGGGCAGGAGTGGTGGCTCGTGGCGCTGCTCGTCGGCTACGTCGTGGTCGTTCCGCTGACCGAACTGCTGTACGGCGATGCGGACGAGGAGGTGGAAGATATCGAGGAAGCGGACCCAGCACCGTCGAGCGATACTGGCGACGAAACACCGCTGGAGCGTCTGCGCTGCCGGTACGCCGAGGGGAAGCTGACCGACGAGCAGTTCGAGCGGAAACTGGAGCGGCTGCTGGAGACGGAGACGCTGGAGGACGTCGAGGACGCGACTCGGGACGAGCGGGAACGGGAGTTCGAGCGGAGCTGA
- a CDS encoding DMT family transporter, whose amino-acid sequence MNPYVLLGAAIASELLGTTALKLSEGFSKPVPSLGVVLGYGVAFYLVSLTLEELPIGVVYGTWAALGIVGVAAIGTVVFDEPVDPVGVVGITLIVAGVYCLNVLSSMAAH is encoded by the coding sequence ATGAATCCGTACGTGTTACTCGGGGCCGCAATCGCCTCGGAACTGCTCGGAACGACCGCGCTCAAGCTCTCGGAGGGGTTCTCGAAGCCCGTTCCCAGCCTCGGCGTCGTCCTTGGCTACGGTGTGGCGTTCTACCTCGTCTCGCTGACCCTGGAGGAGCTCCCCATCGGCGTCGTCTACGGGACGTGGGCCGCCCTGGGTATCGTCGGTGTCGCGGCCATCGGAACCGTCGTGTTCGACGAACCGGTCGACCCCGTCGGCGTCGTCGGAATCACGCTCATCGTCGCCGGCGTGTACTGCCTCAACGTCCTGTCCTCGATGGCCGCCCACTGA
- a CDS encoding TrmB family transcriptional regulator yields the protein MTELAELGLSNYEETAYRTLLVTGAVSASDLSDASGVPRGRIYDVLNGLEARGIVRTQSTDPTRYTPVDPETVVDRLLSERTRELASEFDRYRSVAASVRADLLPAPPVDSSFWLGSLGSEEMRAAMSRHVRTAREHVRATVGPPYERASWETLQTEVDAFLDGVGEDVRVDLLCSEAVLDVLPESLPDLLADRNAAVRAVPTVGVSFDVIDAAAVTVDVPDPLSPADRLGVVGITDSEVAAAFEARFERLWVEAEPLLGR from the coding sequence ATGACCGAACTGGCCGAACTCGGGCTCTCGAACTACGAGGAGACGGCGTATCGGACGCTGCTGGTGACCGGTGCGGTGTCCGCGAGCGACCTCTCCGACGCGAGCGGCGTCCCCCGGGGGCGGATCTACGACGTGCTCAACGGCCTCGAAGCCCGCGGGATAGTCCGGACCCAGTCGACTGACCCGACGCGGTACACCCCCGTCGACCCGGAGACGGTCGTCGACAGGCTGCTCTCGGAGCGGACCCGCGAACTGGCATCGGAGTTCGATCGGTACCGGTCCGTCGCCGCGTCCGTCAGGGCGGACCTCCTGCCCGCGCCGCCCGTCGACAGCAGTTTCTGGCTCGGATCGCTCGGAAGCGAGGAGATGCGGGCGGCGATGAGCCGGCACGTCAGGACCGCCCGAGAGCACGTCCGGGCGACCGTCGGTCCGCCGTACGAGCGCGCGTCGTGGGAGACGCTCCAGACCGAGGTCGACGCGTTCCTCGACGGTGTGGGCGAGGACGTGCGGGTCGACCTGCTCTGTAGCGAGGCGGTACTCGACGTGCTTCCCGAGTCGCTCCCCGACCTGCTCGCCGACCGCAACGCGGCGGTCCGGGCGGTGCCGACGGTCGGGGTCTCCTTCGACGTGATCGACGCCGCGGCGGTGACGGTCGACGTTCCGGACCCGCTCTCGCCCGCCGACAGGCTCGGCGTGGTCGGGATCACCGATTCGGAGGTCGCGGCGGCGTTCGAGGCCCGCTTCGAGCGACTGTGGGTCGAGGCGGAGCCGTTGCTGGGGCGGTAA